A section of the Campylobacter concisus genome encodes:
- a CDS encoding aminotransferase class V-fold PLP-dependent enzyme, which translates to MANLDEIRKNIILKRDVHYFDCTASGLAYEPVEREIGEILKTYANTHSDSSSNAIITQRRYEGARESLKKLLGLDKRFYLIACGQGATAAIKKFQELLGIYLPPATRSAIGEANLRAAQLPLVLVSPYEHHSNELSFREGLCDYLRVPLSESGEIDLLALERILKLNAGRRIIGSFSAASNVTGVISDYKKISELIRAAGGIVAFDCAALSSHANLDCDYFDAIFLSPHKLLGGVASCGLLAIKKELLNSDVPTFAAGGTVAYASREGHVFLKNPEQLEEGGTPPIIGLMRANLAYALRNEVGFERIKSIEDELARLFESELAGIDEIINYTPKGVPRLPIISFNVRGVSAYDFAASLSNDFGIQTRAGVMCAGPYAHDLLGIKEGRMPEVKPGFVRMSLHYTHTEQDVLYLVGAIKSCIKKHRELWGEEKAMYEMFGGKIF; encoded by the coding sequence ATGGCAAATTTAGACGAAATTCGAAAAAATATTATCTTAAAGCGTGACGTGCATTATTTTGACTGCACCGCTTCGGGGCTTGCTTATGAGCCCGTAGAGCGCGAGATAGGCGAAATTTTAAAAACCTACGCCAACACCCACTCCGACAGTAGCTCCAACGCCATCATCACGCAGCGGCGCTACGAGGGCGCGAGAGAGAGCCTAAAAAAGCTGCTAGGGCTTGACAAGCGGTTTTATCTCATCGCCTGCGGACAGGGCGCGACGGCCGCTATCAAGAAATTTCAAGAGCTGCTAGGCATCTACCTGCCGCCTGCGACTAGAAGCGCGATCGGCGAGGCAAATTTGCGCGCAGCGCAGCTTCCGCTAGTGCTTGTTTCGCCCTACGAACACCACTCAAACGAGCTTAGCTTTCGCGAGGGGCTTTGCGACTACCTGCGCGTACCGCTTAGCGAATCAGGCGAGATCGATCTGCTAGCACTCGAGCGCATCTTGAAGCTAAATGCGGGACGCCGCATCATCGGCTCGTTTAGCGCCGCCTCAAACGTAACGGGCGTCATCAGCGACTACAAAAAAATCAGCGAGCTAATCAGAGCCGCAGGCGGTATCGTGGCCTTTGACTGCGCGGCGCTGAGCTCTCACGCAAATTTAGACTGCGATTATTTCGACGCGATTTTCCTCTCGCCGCATAAGTTACTCGGCGGAGTCGCAAGTTGCGGGCTTTTGGCGATCAAAAAGGAGCTGCTTAACAGCGATGTGCCGACCTTTGCCGCGGGCGGGACGGTCGCCTACGCCAGCCGCGAAGGGCACGTGTTTTTGAAAAATCCCGAGCAGCTAGAGGAAGGTGGTACGCCGCCTATTATCGGGCTAATGCGAGCAAATTTAGCCTACGCACTGCGAAATGAGGTCGGTTTTGAGAGGATAAAAAGCATCGAGGACGAGCTCGCACGTCTTTTTGAGAGCGAACTAGCGGGCATTGACGAGATTATAAACTACACTCCAAAGGGCGTGCCGCGGCTACCGATAATTTCCTTTAACGTGCGCGGCGTCTCGGCGTATGATTTCGCCGCGAGCCTTAGTAATGACTTCGGTATCCAGACGCGCGCGGGCGTGATGTGCGCGGGCCCGTACGCTCACGATCTGCTGGGTATCAAGGAGGGGCGCATGCCGGAAGTCAAGCCCGGCTTCGTGCGCATGAGCCTGCACTACACGCACACCGAGCAGGACGTGCTCTATTTAGTTGGCGCGATAAAATCCTGTATCAAAAAGCACCGCGAGCTTTGGGGCGAGGAAAAGGCGATGTATGAGATGTTCGGCGGGAAGATTTTCTAA
- the fdhD gene encoding formate dehydrogenase accessory sulfurtransferase FdhD codes for MQPIFTTQISKFKGAQKSVVDDILVREIKLEIYINGKRFGALMATPTDQEALAAGYLISENLIASPEDIESVELSDDTLSVRVKAKINKKRLEQFDEEKVIISGCGRSSTANIDPEAMAARLIKGEVKFHKDEILRQMGQFYTQCELYEMTGCVHTAKLFVSGEQFYIGEDIAQHNTIDKAVGKAVLAGAQLQNSFLMVSGRLSSEMVAKAVMHSIPVLVSRTAPTSLGVVIARKFNLTLCGFARGENINVYSGAERIYE; via the coding sequence ATGCAACCTATTTTTACGACCCAAATCTCCAAATTTAAAGGCGCACAAAAAAGCGTCGTTGATGATATTTTGGTGCGCGAGATCAAGCTTGAGATCTACATAAACGGCAAGCGTTTCGGCGCGCTCATGGCAACTCCGACCGATCAGGAGGCACTAGCTGCAGGCTACCTAATCAGCGAAAATTTGATCGCGAGCCCTGAGGATATCGAGAGTGTCGAGCTCTCAGACGACACTTTAAGCGTGCGGGTAAAGGCTAAAATCAACAAAAAGCGCCTCGAGCAGTTTGACGAGGAAAAGGTGATAATCAGCGGCTGCGGGCGTAGCTCGACGGCAAACATCGATCCAGAGGCTATGGCGGCGCGCTTGATAAAGGGCGAGGTTAAATTTCACAAAGACGAAATTTTGCGCCAGATGGGGCAGTTTTACACGCAGTGCGAGCTTTACGAGATGACGGGCTGCGTGCACACGGCTAAGCTTTTTGTTAGCGGCGAGCAGTTTTATATCGGCGAGGATATCGCTCAGCACAACACTATAGATAAGGCCGTCGGCAAGGCGGTACTGGCAGGCGCACAGCTGCAAAATTCGTTTTTGATGGTGAGCGGGAGGCTCAGCTCCGAGATGGTGGCAAAAGCCGTCATGCACAGCATCCCAGTGCTCGTCTCGCGTACGGCTCCGACTAGCCTTGGCGTCGTGATAGCGCGTAAATTTAACCTCACGCTGTGCGGCTTTGCTCGCGGCGAAAACATAAATGTATATAGCGGCGCGGAGAGAATCTATGAGTGA
- the tupA gene encoding tungstate ABC transporter substrate-binding protein TupA, giving the protein MKKIILGSLAAAVLAFGADNELIMATTTSTDNTGLLDAIYPVYKAKTGVDIKWTAVGTGAALKLGEDCNADILFVHSPKVEKEFVEKGFGLKRNAVMYNDFVVIADKSIADKFKGKDIKESFELIKKDGIKFFSRGDKSGTDNKEKGIWKKIAGEVPEKDGWYMQTGQGMLATINAAAEQKGVTFTDRGTYIKYEANQKGHPEMVIINEGDNDLKNFYSLIAVNPKHCPKTDIENAEKFIKWATSEDGQKFIGDFKLLDKPLFTPDANSRKN; this is encoded by the coding sequence ATGAAAAAGATTATTTTAGGCTCACTAGCAGCCGCAGTTTTGGCGTTTGGCGCTGATAATGAACTAATCATGGCGACTACAACAAGTACAGATAACACTGGCTTGCTTGACGCGATCTATCCAGTTTATAAGGCAAAAACAGGCGTTGATATAAAATGGACAGCTGTTGGCACAGGCGCTGCACTAAAGCTTGGCGAAGACTGCAATGCTGACATACTTTTCGTTCACTCACCAAAAGTTGAGAAAGAATTTGTAGAAAAAGGTTTTGGCTTAAAAAGAAATGCCGTAATGTATAATGACTTCGTCGTTATCGCTGATAAATCAATCGCTGATAAATTTAAAGGTAAAGATATAAAAGAGAGCTTTGAGCTTATCAAAAAAGATGGTATCAAATTCTTCTCACGTGGCGATAAATCAGGCACAGACAATAAAGAAAAAGGCATCTGGAAAAAGATCGCTGGTGAAGTCCCTGAAAAAGACGGCTGGTATATGCAAACAGGCCAAGGTATGCTAGCTACGATAAATGCTGCTGCTGAGCAAAAAGGCGTTACATTTACTGATCGTGGTACTTACATTAAATATGAAGCAAACCAAAAAGGTCATCCTGAGATGGTCATCATCAACGAGGGCGACAACGATCTTAAAAACTTCTACTCTCTAATCGCAGTAAATCCAAAACACTGCCCTAAAACTGACATCGAAAATGCAGAGAAATTTATAAAATGGGCTACAAGCGAAGATGGTCAGAAATTTATAGGTGACTTTAAACTGCTAGATAAGCCGCTTTTCACGCCTGACGCAAACAGTCGCAAAAACTAA
- a CDS encoding winged helix-turn-helix domain-containing protein, giving the protein MSEQIRELITKLLNPKGRLDCGAAFRIAAKLGVEVGLVSDEAEKMGVKIDNCELGQFGGLENGRGKYTVMTQLKQMTDENDRILCKDARDAAAGMGLKTIRSTLKDYKIDVKYCQLGCFKEKKGKKMRVKTKTWIENDEGELIFGKGKTEVLDVIAEVGSISKAAEILGMNYKKCWNHLQILQKNLKEELFTTKQGGGENAGTTLNERAHELINAYRQLQNDIEDFADKRFKELFLKKDGEKKDATKDDANDKNK; this is encoded by the coding sequence ATGAGTGAGCAAATCCGCGAACTGATAACCAAACTGCTAAATCCAAAGGGCAGGCTAGACTGCGGTGCGGCGTTTAGGATCGCCGCAAAACTAGGTGTAGAGGTCGGTCTGGTTAGCGACGAGGCCGAAAAAATGGGCGTAAAGATCGACAACTGCGAGCTAGGGCAGTTTGGCGGGCTGGAAAACGGACGCGGCAAATACACCGTGATGACGCAGCTAAAGCAAATGACCGACGAAAATGACAGGATCCTGTGCAAAGACGCTAGAGACGCGGCTGCGGGCATGGGGCTAAAGACGATCCGCTCGACGCTAAAAGACTATAAAATCGACGTAAAATACTGCCAGCTGGGGTGTTTTAAGGAGAAGAAAGGAAAAAAGATGAGAGTAAAAACCAAAACTTGGATAGAAAACGACGAGGGCGAGCTTATCTTCGGCAAAGGAAAAACCGAAGTCCTAGACGTCATCGCCGAGGTCGGCTCGATCTCAAAGGCCGCCGAAATCCTAGGCATGAACTATAAAAAATGCTGGAATCATCTGCAAATTTTGCAAAAAAATCTAAAAGAGGAGCTCTTCACCACCAAACAAGGCGGCGGCGAAAACGCCGGCACGACGCTAAACGAGCGCGCACACGAGCTCATAAACGCCTATAGACAGCTACAAAACGACATCGAGGATTTTGCGGATAAGCGCTTTAAGGAGCTGTTTTTGAAAAAAGACGGCGAGAAAAAAGACGCAACCAAAGACGACGCAAACGATAAAAATAAATAA